One window from the genome of Babylonia areolata isolate BAREFJ2019XMU chromosome 13, ASM4173473v1, whole genome shotgun sequence encodes:
- the LOC143288885 gene encoding centrosomal protein of 19 kDa-like — protein MASSTLQLLKCGVRFDPPTLVMTYKDWKSSKMRRRSMPLRSFNKNSNVQSTIQELQENKRHGRYVQLMSEAQLYRLLTIVKDKLSGLSLEASIARNNEIDTVKPDEDLNKVDPETLVRKKLRMDSSFEKNRKRPGDPDFEYNIEVDFETVEKIETSGWDSGDDSDPDF, from the coding sequence ATGGCTTCCAGTACACTTCAGCTGCTGAAATGTGGTGTGCGCTTTGACCCTCCCACCCTGGTCATGACGTACAAAGACTGGAAATCCAGCAAAATGCGTCGTAGGAGCATGCCTCTTCGCAGCTTTAACAAAAACTCCAATGTGCAGTCGACCATTCAAGAACTGCAGGAGAACAAACGACATGGTCGCTATGTACAGCTCATGTCTGAAGCACAGCTCTACCGGCTGTTGACAATTGTGAAGGATAAACTGAGCGGTCTGAGTTTGGAAGCCAGCATTGCTCGCAACAACGAGATTGACACTGTGAAGCCTGACGAAGACCTCAACAAGGTGGACCCAGAAACGCTTGTGCGGAAAAAGTTGCGGATGGACTCGTCTTTTGAGAAAAACCGCAAGCGTCCAGGGGACCCTGACTTTGAGTACAACATTGAAGTAGACTTTGAAACAGTGGAAAAGATCGAAACTTCCGGTTGGGATTCGGGTGACGATTCAGACCCTGACTTTTAA